A part of Myxococcus landrumus genomic DNA contains:
- a CDS encoding sensor histidine kinase has product MVSSTAVSSSVARVQEATDPVVGAARYGAVQTLMDSLLHDVRNPLNAMAIHLEVLSEKLKAETGQVPPSQEKNLKALREQIQRVDGILRQFSDFIVAKGGSAGEVDLSDATTRALAVVAHEGRKRRVTVQVAVEAGVQVRLADTSELGFFVIQALLRAFRRAEGGGSVRVTVRAEGPSAVLEVDDSGGEAAPELADAVAALGLRCAQLGVELHVRGGCCRLIFPRA; this is encoded by the coding sequence TTGGTTAGCTCGACGGCTGTGTCCAGTAGCGTGGCGCGTGTCCAGGAGGCGACGGACCCCGTGGTGGGCGCGGCCCGCTATGGCGCGGTGCAAACGCTGATGGACAGCCTGCTGCACGACGTCCGCAACCCGCTCAACGCGATGGCCATCCATCTGGAGGTGCTGTCGGAGAAGCTGAAGGCGGAGACGGGCCAGGTGCCGCCGTCACAGGAGAAGAACCTCAAGGCGCTGCGGGAGCAGATCCAGCGCGTGGACGGCATCCTGCGGCAGTTCTCCGACTTCATCGTGGCGAAGGGCGGCAGCGCGGGTGAGGTGGACCTGTCGGACGCGACGACGCGGGCGCTGGCCGTGGTGGCGCATGAGGGGCGCAAGCGGCGGGTGACGGTGCAGGTGGCGGTGGAGGCGGGTGTGCAGGTTCGCCTGGCGGACACGTCTGAGCTGGGCTTCTTCGTCATTCAGGCCCTGCTGCGGGCGTTCCGGCGGGCGGAAGGCGGGGGCTCGGTGCGCGTGACGGTGCGCGCGGAGGGGCCTTCGGCGGTGTTGGAAGTAGACGACAGCGGTGGTGAGGCGGCGCCAGAGCTCGCCGATGCGGTGGCGGCGCTGGGGCTGCGCTGTGCGCAGTTGGGCGTGGAGCTTCATGTCCGTGGTGGTTGCTGCCGGCTGATTTTTCCTCGCGCTTGA
- a CDS encoding deoxycytidylate deaminase, whose translation MSGRVSWDQYFMDIAKQVATRATCDRKHVGAVIVRGRTILSTGYNGSIRGLPHCDDVGHMMENGHCVATVHAEANAIIQAATNGVAIDGATIYTTASPCWPCFKLIANAGLVRIVFGEFYRDPRIFEVASQLKLELVGLGDAARPPVSSAG comes from the coding sequence ATGTCCGGACGGGTTTCGTGGGATCAGTACTTCATGGACATCGCGAAGCAGGTGGCCACCCGCGCCACGTGTGATCGCAAACACGTGGGCGCCGTCATCGTGCGCGGACGGACCATCCTGTCCACCGGGTACAACGGCTCCATCCGCGGGCTGCCCCACTGCGATGACGTGGGCCACATGATGGAGAACGGCCACTGCGTGGCCACGGTGCACGCGGAGGCCAACGCCATCATCCAGGCGGCCACCAACGGCGTCGCCATCGACGGCGCGACCATCTACACCACCGCGAGCCCGTGCTGGCCTTGCTTCAAGCTCATCGCCAATGCGGGCCTGGTGCGCATCGTGTTCGGTGAGTTCTACCGGGACCCTCGCATCTTCGAGGTGGCCTCCCAGCTCAAGCTGGAGCTGGTGGGGTTGGGCGACGCCGCGCGCCCCCCTGTGTCGTCCGCTGGCTGA
- a CDS encoding S1 family peptidase, with amino-acid sequence MTRFFLGAPVALLALASCAGAPSPGRVASPWVSPVVVPVVASSSSSASARLSRKERVQRILPHNVRLQVVEGDSVRRSASGVVVGSEKGPEGVVAWVVTNAHAVVMSDVKSPELRVLVDRRSDVETHVGQVVATGKVPELDLALVKVPGLALPAVELAEEAELELGEDVVVAASPFGRALSLSGGMVSQVEWDRESRRPKSVKTDAPIGYGASGGGVYSLESGRLIAIVEGYRTAQVDFAVREESYSFDVPMPGETFAAPSTKVRDFLHAKGFGHLLKHSLSGEGGVAHAAGR; translated from the coding sequence ATGACCCGCTTCTTCCTGGGCGCCCCCGTCGCCCTGCTCGCGCTCGCGTCGTGCGCGGGCGCGCCGTCACCTGGCCGCGTCGCTTCGCCATGGGTGTCTCCCGTGGTGGTGCCGGTGGTGGCGTCCTCCTCGTCCTCTGCATCCGCTCGGCTGTCTCGCAAGGAGCGCGTCCAGCGCATCCTCCCGCACAACGTCCGGTTGCAGGTGGTGGAGGGGGACTCGGTGCGGCGCAGCGCTTCCGGCGTGGTGGTGGGCTCCGAGAAGGGGCCGGAGGGCGTGGTGGCGTGGGTCGTCACCAATGCGCACGCGGTGGTGATGAGTGATGTGAAGTCTCCGGAGCTGCGCGTGTTGGTGGACCGGCGCTCGGACGTGGAGACACACGTGGGGCAGGTGGTGGCGACCGGGAAGGTGCCGGAGCTGGACCTGGCGCTCGTGAAGGTGCCGGGACTGGCGCTGCCCGCGGTGGAGCTGGCCGAGGAGGCGGAGCTGGAGCTGGGCGAGGACGTGGTGGTGGCGGCGTCGCCGTTTGGCCGGGCGCTGTCGCTCTCCGGCGGCATGGTGTCCCAGGTGGAGTGGGACCGGGAGTCCCGCCGGCCGAAGTCGGTGAAGACGGACGCCCCCATCGGCTACGGCGCATCGGGTGGTGGCGTCTACAGCCTGGAGTCGGGGCGGCTGATCGCCATCGTGGAGGGCTATCGCACCGCGCAGGTGGACTTCGCCGTGCGTGAGGAAAGCTACAGCTTCGATGTGCCCATGCCCGGCGAGACGTTCGCCGCGCCCAGCACCAAGGTGCGCGACTTCCTGCACGCCAAGGGCTTCGGACACCTCCTGAAGCACTCCCTGTCGGGCGAGGGCGGTGTCGCTCACGCGGCGGGTCGCTGA